A genomic window from Polaribacter gangjinensis includes:
- a CDS encoding HNH endonuclease: MANKWGIPKETEESVIKRDLACVYCGVSFSIEHKSRKTKPTWEHIVNDIRINSIHNIALCCTSCNASKGAKLLEDWLKSAYCNSKSISKETVSQVIKNALENPPKLTLKE; encoded by the coding sequence ATGGCAAACAAATGGGGAATTCCCAAAGAAACAGAAGAATCTGTGATCAAAAGAGATTTAGCTTGTGTTTATTGTGGTGTGAGTTTTTCAATTGAACACAAGTCAAGAAAAACCAAACCTACTTGGGAACATATTGTAAATGATATACGGATTAATTCAATTCACAACATTGCTTTATGTTGTACTTCTTGTAATGCCAGTAAAGGAGCAAAATTATTAGAAGATTGGTTAAAAAGTGCATATTGTAATTCCAAAAGCATCTCAAAAGAAACAGTCAGTCAAGTAATAAAAAATGCACTTGAAAACCCACCAAAATTAACTCTCAAAGAATAA
- a CDS encoding YciI family protein — MKQLFLCITLLSLNSIFSQNTSQKDSVNTNPNYDKALAEKLGADDYGMKSYFFVILKTGKNTTTDKELIAKSFKGHMDNMSKMLADKKLVVAGPMGKNDLSYRGIFILSNVKTIEEAKELLQTDLAIKNGLLDFEIFNWYGSAALPEYLPFSDKIWKVNP; from the coding sequence ATGAAACAGCTTTTTTTATGCATCACTTTGCTTTCGTTAAATAGTATTTTTAGTCAAAATACCTCACAAAAAGACAGCGTCAACACCAATCCTAATTACGACAAAGCATTGGCTGAAAAATTAGGTGCTGATGATTATGGTATGAAAAGTTATTTTTTTGTGATTTTAAAAACTGGCAAAAACACCACTACTGATAAGGAATTGATTGCCAAAAGTTTTAAAGGTCATATGGACAATATGAGCAAAATGCTTGCTGATAAAAAGTTAGTGGTTGCTGGTCCTATGGGTAAAAACGATTTGAGTTATAGAGGAATTTTTATTCTCAGCAATGTAAAAACCATTGAGGAAGCCAAAGAATTGTTACAAACTGATCTTGCTATTAAAAATGGCTTGTTAGATTTTGAAATTTTCAATTGGTATGGCTCAGCAGCTTTGCCTGAATACCTGCCTTTTTCGGATAAAATTTGGAAAGTGAATCCTTAA
- a CDS encoding serine hydrolase domain-containing protein, with protein sequence MTKSIIFLFFLFLTLSSCSKNTDDEQLTPPTTMYFPPNNSTTWQTQSAASLGWNQNALQPLKDFLVQKNTKSFMILVNGRIVMETYFTGHTSSTTWEWNSAGKTLVAATTGIAQQEEFLNINNPVSSYLGTSWTNMPLEKENLITVKNLLSMTSGIDDSKQLVVKSNLNYVADAGTRWAYGNVFQRLINITSAASNQNFETYFNAKLKDKIGMDGFWNFGVIFSIYHSTTRSMARFGLLALNNGKWNDEQILNESFFKECVSSSQNINPSYGYLWWLNGKTSFMIPSEQTVFQGSLVPNAPQDMYAAMGANDQRIYVIPSKKMVVIRMGNASNIANPNFAVSGFDDALWEKINAVID encoded by the coding sequence ATGACAAAATCAATAATTTTTCTATTCTTTCTTTTTTTAACACTAAGTAGTTGTAGTAAAAACACGGATGATGAGCAGCTTACGCCACCAACAACCATGTATTTCCCTCCAAATAACAGCACTACTTGGCAAACTCAATCTGCAGCTAGTTTGGGTTGGAATCAAAATGCCCTACAACCCTTAAAAGATTTTCTTGTTCAAAAAAATACCAAATCTTTTATGATTTTGGTAAATGGGCGCATTGTGATGGAAACGTATTTTACTGGGCATACTTCATCTACAACTTGGGAATGGAATAGTGCTGGAAAAACCTTGGTTGCAGCAACTACAGGAATTGCACAACAAGAAGAGTTTTTAAACATAAACAATCCTGTTTCTAGTTATTTAGGGACATCTTGGACAAACATGCCTCTAGAAAAAGAAAATCTGATTACTGTAAAAAATTTATTGAGTATGACATCAGGTATTGATGACAGCAAGCAATTGGTTGTAAAATCGAATTTGAATTATGTAGCTGATGCAGGCACAAGATGGGCTTATGGAAATGTTTTTCAAAGATTGATAAACATTACTTCTGCAGCTAGCAATCAAAATTTTGAAACCTATTTCAATGCCAAATTAAAAGACAAAATTGGTATGGATGGTTTTTGGAATTTTGGCGTCATTTTTTCTATTTATCACAGTACCACCAGAAGCATGGCTAGATTCGGACTTTTAGCCCTCAACAACGGAAAATGGAATGATGAGCAAATACTCAACGAATCATTTTTTAAAGAATGTGTTTCATCTTCGCAAAACATCAATCCATCTTATGGATATTTATGGTGGCTAAATGGAAAAACATCGTTTATGATTCCTAGTGAGCAAACCGTTTTTCAAGGATCATTAGTTCCTAATGCACCACAAGACATGTATGCTGCTATGGGTGCAAATGACCAACGTATTTATGTAATTCCAAGTAAAAAAATGGTGGTTATTAGAATGGGAAATGCATCAAATATTGCGAATCCAAATTTTGCAGTTTCAGGATTTGATGACGCACTTTGGGAAAAAATAAATGCAGTGATTGATTAG
- a CDS encoding aminotransferase class I/II-fold pyridoxal phosphate-dependent enzyme: MTKDLFERIKVDKGPLGKWAEQAEGYYVFPKLQGPISNRMSFNGKKVITWSINDYLGLANHPEVLKADAAAAAEHGMAYPMGARMMSGHTDFHEQLERECAEFVHKEKAYLLNFGYQGIMSAIDALVTKHDIIVYDVDTHACIIDGVRLHQGKRFVYRHNDMESFEKNIKRATKMAEQTGGGILVISEGVFGMRGEQGKLKEIAAFKKQYNFRLMVDDAHGFGTLGEGGRGTGFEQGVQDEIDVYFATFAKSMAGIGAFLAGDKDVIQYLQYNLRSQMFAKSLPMAMVKGALKRLDMMRTMPELKETLWKNTNALQSGLRAAGFDLGSTQTCITPVYLQGDIPEAMAMVNDLRENHGIFCSIVVYPVIPKGLIILRLIPTATHTQEDIDETIKAFSAIREKLANGSYKQVAVS; encoded by the coding sequence ATGACGAAAGATTTATTTGAAAGAATAAAAGTAGATAAAGGACCTTTAGGAAAATGGGCAGAACAAGCTGAAGGCTATTATGTTTTTCCAAAATTGCAAGGGCCTATTTCTAACAGAATGTCTTTCAACGGAAAAAAAGTAATTACTTGGAGTATCAATGATTACTTAGGATTGGCAAACCATCCAGAAGTACTAAAAGCAGATGCTGCTGCTGCTGCCGAACACGGAATGGCATATCCTATGGGTGCTAGAATGATGTCTGGGCATACAGATTTTCACGAACAATTAGAGCGTGAATGTGCTGAATTTGTACACAAAGAAAAAGCCTATTTGCTCAATTTTGGATACCAAGGAATCATGTCAGCAATTGATGCGTTGGTTACAAAACACGATATCATAGTGTATGATGTTGATACACATGCTTGTATTATTGATGGTGTTCGTTTGCACCAAGGCAAGCGTTTTGTATATCGTCATAATGATATGGAAAGCTTCGAAAAAAACATCAAACGTGCTACTAAAATGGCCGAACAAACTGGTGGTGGAATTTTAGTAATTTCGGAAGGAGTTTTTGGAATGCGTGGTGAACAAGGAAAATTAAAAGAAATTGCAGCATTTAAAAAACAATACAATTTCCGTTTGATGGTTGATGATGCTCACGGATTTGGAACTCTAGGTGAAGGAGGAAGAGGCACAGGTTTTGAGCAAGGAGTACAAGACGAAATTGATGTTTATTTTGCAACTTTCGCAAAATCAATGGCAGGTATTGGCGCATTTTTAGCAGGTGACAAAGACGTAATTCAATATTTACAATACAATTTACGTTCGCAAATGTTTGCAAAATCATTGCCAATGGCAATGGTTAAAGGCGCTTTAAAGCGTTTGGATATGATGCGTACTATGCCAGAGTTGAAAGAAACCTTATGGAAAAATACCAACGCTTTGCAATCAGGATTGCGTGCAGCAGGTTTTGATTTAGGATCAACACAAACGTGTATCACACCTGTTTATTTGCAAGGTGATATTCCTGAAGCAATGGCAATGGTAAATGACTTGCGTGAAAATCACGGAATTTTCTGCTCAATTGTGGTGTATCCTGTAATTCCAAAAGGATTGATTATTTTACGATTGATTCCTACTGCAACTCATACCCAAGAAGATATTGATGAAACTATCAAAGCGTTTTCAGCAATTAGAGAAAAATTAGCAAACGGAAGTTATAAACAAGTAGCTGTAAGTTAA
- a CDS encoding PLP-dependent cysteine synthase family protein, which produces MTRHQGITNNILQLVGQTPLVKLHQITKDFQGEFYAKLEAFNPGHSAKDRIALHIIEDAEKKGIIKKGSTIVETTSGNTGFSLAMISIVKGYKCILAVSDKSSVDKIDMLKSMGAEVHICPAYVAPDDPRSYYSVAKAIHKKTKNSVYINQYFNELNIEAHYRTTGPEIWEQTNGKITHLIAASGTGGTISGSGKYLKEQNPDIKIMGVDAIGSVLKKYHETGVFDKNEISPYKIEGLGKNLIPSATDFDVIDIYEKVSDKEAALTAREIVKGEGIFAGYTSGAVVQAAKQFAAQNYFDKDSVVVLIFPDHGSRYMNKIYSDAWMKAQGFFE; this is translated from the coding sequence ATGACAAGACACCAAGGCATCACTAACAACATACTACAATTAGTAGGTCAAACACCTTTGGTGAAATTGCATCAAATCACTAAAGATTTTCAAGGTGAATTTTATGCAAAGTTAGAGGCTTTCAATCCTGGACATTCTGCTAAAGACCGAATTGCCTTGCACATTATTGAAGATGCTGAGAAAAAAGGCATCATCAAAAAAGGCTCAACCATTGTAGAAACTACCTCTGGCAATACAGGCTTTAGTTTGGCAATGATTAGCATTGTTAAAGGCTATAAATGTATTTTGGCAGTCAGTGATAAATCGTCTGTAGATAAAATAGACATGCTAAAATCGATGGGTGCAGAAGTACATATTTGTCCTGCATACGTAGCTCCAGATGATCCAAGATCGTATTATTCTGTTGCAAAAGCCATTCATAAAAAAACAAAAAATTCCGTTTACATCAATCAGTATTTCAATGAATTGAATATTGAAGCGCATTACAGAACAACGGGTCCTGAAATTTGGGAACAAACCAATGGAAAAATAACCCATTTGATTGCTGCAAGTGGAACTGGAGGCACGATTTCTGGTTCAGGAAAATATTTGAAAGAACAAAATCCCGATATCAAAATAATGGGTGTAGATGCCATTGGCTCTGTGTTGAAAAAATACCACGAAACTGGGGTTTTTGACAAAAACGAAATCAGTCCGTATAAAATTGAAGGATTGGGAAAAAATTTAATTCCCTCAGCAACTGATTTTGATGTGATTGATATTTACGAAAAAGTATCAGACAAAGAAGCAGCACTCACAGCCAGAGAAATTGTAAAAGGCGAAGGCATTTTCGCAGGATATACTTCAGGTGCAGTAGTGCAAGCTGCCAAACAATTTGCCGCACAAAATTATTTTGATAAAGACAGTGTGGTTGTTTTAATTTTTCCTGACCACGGCTCACGTTATATGAACAAAATATACAGTGATGCTTGGATGAAAGCACAGGGTTTTTTTGAATAA
- a CDS encoding S9 family peptidase: protein MRKKIISTFVLSAIFATACKNDTQTMNSSDANAPVAHKQPTKLEKHGDIRIDNYFWMRLSDDQKLAPVKDKQTQKVIDYLESENSYYEKVTAYTKNFQEKLFEEMKGRIKEDDSSVPYKDNGYYYITRYETGKQYPIYSRKKGSLDAKEEILFNVNEMAEGFEYYQLGGLSISEDNKYAIFATDTVGRRQYFLRIKNLETGEILKDIIDNTTGGAVWANDHKTIFYTKKNPTTLRSEKIYKHILGTSEKEDVEVFHEKDETFNTYVSKSKSSQFIIIGSYSTVSSESRFLDANTPSGKFQIIQPRERDLEYSVSHYKDHFYILTNKDKALNFKLMKTPIKATRKENWVDVIPHRKETLLEDFSIFKDYLVLEERTNGLNKIRIKRWDNSKDYYLPFNEETYSVSVYDMPEFDTDIIRYSYNSFTTPSSVIDFNMNDQSKQIMKEQEVLGGKFKKENYISKRVWATARDGKKVPISLVYHKNTVLNENTPLLQYGYGSYGATIPDGFSTTRLSLLDRGFVFALAHIRGGEYLGREWYEDGKMLRKKNTFTDFIDCSKYLIENNFTSAKHLYAMGGSAGGLLMGAIVNMNPELYNGIIAAVPFVDVVSTMIDESIPLTTGEYDEWGNPNDKKYYEYIKSYSPYDQVSSKKYPNMLVTTGFHDSQVQYWEPAKWVAKLRELKTDNNLLFLHTNMDAGHGGSSGRFEALKETAMEYTFLLALENKITPEKVKP from the coding sequence ATGAGAAAAAAAATTATAAGCACATTCGTTTTAAGTGCTATTTTTGCAACCGCTTGTAAAAATGATACTCAAACAATGAATAGTAGTGATGCAAATGCACCTGTTGCACATAAACAGCCAACCAAATTAGAAAAACACGGAGACATTCGTATTGATAATTACTTTTGGATGCGACTTTCAGACGACCAAAAATTAGCGCCTGTTAAAGACAAACAAACACAAAAAGTAATTGATTATCTTGAGTCAGAAAATAGTTATTATGAAAAAGTAACTGCGTATACTAAAAATTTTCAAGAAAAACTTTTCGAGGAAATGAAAGGGCGAATCAAAGAAGATGATTCTTCTGTACCTTATAAAGACAATGGCTATTACTACATTACTCGTTATGAAACTGGCAAACAATATCCTATTTACAGCCGTAAAAAAGGAAGTTTAGATGCCAAAGAAGAAATTTTATTCAATGTGAATGAAATGGCTGAGGGTTTTGAATATTATCAATTGGGTGGTTTAAGCATTTCTGAGGATAATAAATATGCCATTTTTGCGACAGATACTGTTGGAAGAAGACAGTATTTTCTTCGCATCAAAAATTTAGAAACAGGCGAAATCTTAAAAGATATCATTGACAATACCACAGGTGGTGCAGTTTGGGCAAATGATCATAAGACCATTTTTTACACGAAGAAAAATCCAACTACTTTACGAAGTGAGAAAATTTACAAGCATATTTTAGGGACTTCTGAAAAAGAAGATGTGGAAGTATTTCACGAAAAAGATGAAACTTTTAATACGTATGTAAGCAAATCAAAATCTAGTCAATTTATCATTATTGGGTCTTACAGTACAGTCTCTTCTGAATCTCGATTTTTAGATGCCAATACACCATCAGGAAAGTTTCAAATTATTCAACCAAGAGAGCGTGATTTAGAGTATTCGGTTTCGCATTATAAAGATCACTTTTATATTTTAACAAATAAAGATAAAGCGTTGAATTTTAAATTGATGAAAACGCCAATTAAAGCAACACGTAAAGAAAATTGGGTTGATGTTATTCCGCATAGAAAAGAAACTTTATTAGAAGATTTTTCCATTTTCAAAGATTATTTGGTTTTAGAAGAGCGTACCAATGGTTTGAATAAAATTCGCATCAAACGTTGGGATAATTCAAAAGATTATTACTTGCCTTTTAACGAAGAAACCTACTCAGTTAGTGTTTATGACATGCCTGAGTTTGATACAGACATCATTCGTTATTCGTACAATTCTTTTACCACACCTAGCTCTGTGATTGATTTCAATATGAATGATCAGTCCAAACAAATCATGAAAGAGCAAGAAGTATTGGGAGGGAAGTTTAAAAAAGAAAACTATATCAGCAAACGAGTTTGGGCAACTGCAAGAGATGGAAAAAAAGTGCCTATTTCATTAGTTTATCATAAAAATACGGTGTTGAATGAAAATACACCTTTATTGCAATATGGATATGGCTCTTATGGAGCTACCATTCCTGATGGATTTTCAACAACACGTTTGAGTTTGTTGGATAGAGGTTTTGTGTTTGCATTAGCACACATTAGAGGAGGAGAATATTTAGGTCGTGAATGGTATGAAGATGGTAAAATGCTTCGCAAAAAGAATACGTTTACCGATTTTATTGATTGCTCTAAATATTTGATTGAAAACAACTTCACTTCAGCCAAACATTTATATGCCATGGGTGGCTCTGCAGGAGGATTGTTGATGGGGGCAATTGTAAATATGAATCCTGAATTGTATAACGGAATCATTGCTGCAGTGCCTTTTGTAGATGTAGTTTCTACCATGATTGATGAAAGTATTCCATTAACTACTGGCGAATATGACGAATGGGGAAATCCAAATGATAAAAAGTACTATGAGTACATTAAATCGTATTCTCCTTATGATCAGGTGAGTTCAAAAAAGTATCCGAATATGTTGGTTACTACTGGTTTTCATGATTCACAAGTTCAGTATTGGGAACCTGCAAAATGGGTAGCAAAACTAAGAGAATTGAAAACAGATAATAATCTGCTGTTTTTACATACCAATATGGATGCTGGTCATGGTGGTTCATCAGGGCGTTTTGAAGCTTTGAAAGAAACTGCTATGGAATATACCTTTTTATTGGCTCTTGAAAATAAAATTACCCCAGAAAAAGTTAAACCCTAG
- a CDS encoding YbaB/EbfC family nucleoid-associated protein → MFGDLSGMMQKLKETQQKVEETKKRLDTVLIDETSNDGKLKVTVTANSAIKSIAMDNSLLADADELEDYLILTLNKALEKAKKINENELANVAKSGMPNIPGLNF, encoded by the coding sequence ATGTTTGGAGACTTGTCTGGAATGATGCAAAAATTGAAAGAAACCCAACAAAAAGTGGAAGAAACCAAAAAAAGGTTGGATACTGTTTTGATTGATGAAACCTCAAATGACGGAAAACTAAAAGTAACTGTTACTGCAAACAGCGCTATCAAATCAATTGCTATGGATAATTCTTTACTTGCTGATGCTGATGAATTGGAAGATTATTTGATTTTAACACTCAACAAAGCGTTAGAAAAAGCCAAAAAAATCAATGAAAATGAATTGGCAAATGTTGCTAAAAGCGGCATGCCAAACATTCCTGGTTTGAATTTTTAA